The Zobellia alginiliquefaciens genome contains a region encoding:
- the pbfA gene encoding (R)-1-hydroxy-2-aminoethylphosphonate ammonia-lyase has translation MSQNEKREIKQNKRTEGDINYTPARQEWLFNEVDETTKELLEKDARYFFHQSLSSPCLDVLKNCDGPYIENLSGKKYLDFHGNNVHQLGFSHPKLVQRLTEQLQSLTFSTRRYTNENAIDFAEKLASLLPSDLNRTLMTPNGSAAIGIALKLARAVTGKFKVVSFWDSFHGASLDAISVGGESVFREHMGPLMPGVERIPPPVTYRGIYENNESKCLEYLEYVFAKEGDIGAFLAETVRNTDVQIPSKAFWKEARRLCDQYGVLLILDEIPIAMGRTGKMFAFENYDIEPDILCLGKGLGGGIFPQAAIVARDAYNKFSDISLGHYTHEKSPLGAVAALTTLEIIEEELHSGTIKNLEGMMQQEMNRLKQKHSIIGDIRGLGLLWGVELVTDQKTKKKAINEAEKVMYECLKNGLSFKVSSGNVLQLAPALTISSEELKNALTILDNALSTLNHQSY, from the coding sequence ATGAGTCAAAATGAAAAACGGGAAATAAAACAGAATAAAAGAACCGAGGGCGACATCAACTACACGCCAGCAAGACAAGAATGGTTATTCAATGAAGTTGATGAAACCACAAAGGAGCTACTGGAAAAAGACGCTCGGTATTTCTTTCATCAATCTTTATCGTCACCATGTTTAGATGTTCTAAAAAACTGTGACGGTCCTTATATCGAAAACCTATCCGGGAAAAAGTATCTCGATTTTCATGGGAATAATGTGCACCAATTGGGCTTTTCGCATCCAAAATTGGTACAACGCCTAACCGAGCAATTGCAATCGCTGACTTTTTCCACCAGAAGATACACCAATGAAAACGCTATCGATTTTGCAGAAAAACTAGCCTCTCTTTTACCTTCTGACCTGAACCGTACGCTAATGACACCCAACGGTAGTGCCGCAATTGGTATTGCTCTAAAACTGGCCCGTGCGGTTACCGGAAAGTTTAAAGTGGTCTCCTTTTGGGATTCTTTTCACGGGGCTTCCTTGGACGCTATAAGTGTGGGCGGAGAATCGGTTTTTAGAGAACACATGGGCCCTTTAATGCCGGGTGTAGAACGCATTCCACCGCCGGTGACGTACAGAGGTATTTATGAAAATAATGAATCTAAATGTCTGGAATATCTGGAATATGTATTCGCCAAAGAAGGCGATATTGGTGCTTTTTTAGCGGAAACCGTTCGAAACACAGATGTTCAAATTCCCTCAAAAGCTTTTTGGAAAGAAGCCAGACGCCTCTGTGATCAATATGGGGTACTATTAATCTTAGATGAAATTCCCATAGCGATGGGCCGAACGGGAAAAATGTTCGCTTTTGAAAATTATGATATTGAACCTGATATTCTGTGTTTAGGGAAAGGGCTCGGTGGTGGAATTTTTCCGCAGGCAGCGATTGTCGCTCGGGATGCCTACAACAAATTCAGCGATATTTCATTGGGTCATTACACCCATGAAAAGAGTCCGCTTGGTGCTGTTGCAGCCTTAACTACCCTAGAAATTATTGAAGAAGAACTCCACTCCGGTACGATTAAAAATCTGGAGGGTATGATGCAGCAAGAAATGAATCGCCTAAAACAAAAGCATTCTATCATTGGTGATATTCGTGGATTGGGACTTTTGTGGGGTGTTGAACTGGTGACAGACCAAAAAACTAAAAAGAAAGCCATAAACGAAGCCGAAAAAGTCATGTACGAATGCCTTAAGAACGGACTCAGTTTTAAAGTTTCGTCAGGGAATGTTTTACAACTGGCTCCAGCACTCACAATTTCTTCTGAAGAGCTTAAAAATGCCCTCACAATACTAGATAACGCACTTTCTACTTTAAACCATCAATCTTACTGA
- a CDS encoding ComEC/Rec2 family competence protein has translation MNFFNFSFVLLSFLLGTTVCAQQFFSELPPWQEGMLDIHHINTGRGDAAYFILPDGTTLLVDAGDMSETHERTLSARNAKLMPNNSKSAPEWIVDYIDQFTPKNKTPQLDYALLTHYHDDHFGEMDVNRKKAENGNYYLTGITEVGHHLPIKTILDRGDSYPVDLKNVEIQSKIDKNDAYGTIATLKNYWNFINFQAKTNGLQYEVFEAGQLNQIALKTKQKDFPDFNIRNIAVNGEIWTGEKNRTFSIFKEGEYPGENPLSTCLKISYGNFDYFTGGDISGINAFGGINIHSVESNIAPIVGAVDVATLNHHGNRDSQNTFYVRTLRPRVWIQQNWSSDHPGEEVLRRITSKELYPGERDIFSTVLLQANKDVIGGRLDQYKSHNGHIVLRVEKGGASYKIFILNDTSEKREVLSEHGPYESK, from the coding sequence ATGAATTTTTTCAATTTTAGTTTCGTTTTACTCTCTTTTTTGCTGGGCACTACAGTTTGTGCCCAGCAATTTTTTTCCGAACTGCCCCCTTGGCAAGAAGGTATGCTAGACATACACCACATCAACACAGGAAGAGGCGATGCTGCCTATTTTATACTTCCGGACGGAACAACGCTTTTAGTAGACGCTGGTGACATGTCCGAAACGCATGAACGAACCCTTTCCGCTAGAAATGCCAAATTGATGCCCAACAATTCTAAATCGGCGCCTGAATGGATTGTAGATTACATTGATCAATTTACACCCAAAAACAAAACTCCGCAGTTAGATTATGCGCTTCTCACCCATTATCATGACGACCATTTTGGTGAAATGGATGTGAATAGAAAAAAGGCTGAAAACGGAAATTACTACTTAACAGGAATTACAGAAGTAGGCCACCACCTACCGATAAAGACCATACTTGATCGCGGCGATTCTTATCCTGTTGACCTAAAAAACGTAGAAATTCAATCAAAAATAGATAAGAACGATGCTTATGGAACGATAGCTACGCTTAAAAACTATTGGAACTTTATCAATTTCCAAGCAAAAACTAATGGGCTACAATATGAAGTCTTTGAAGCTGGTCAGCTGAATCAAATAGCCCTTAAAACAAAACAAAAAGATTTTCCTGATTTCAATATTCGAAATATAGCAGTGAACGGTGAGATTTGGACCGGAGAAAAGAACCGTACATTTTCCATTTTTAAAGAAGGTGAATATCCTGGAGAGAATCCATTGAGCACTTGCCTTAAAATTAGCTATGGTAATTTTGATTATTTCACCGGAGGTGATATCAGCGGGATTAATGCTTTTGGAGGCATCAATATTCACTCGGTAGAATCCAACATAGCGCCTATTGTTGGTGCGGTAGATGTCGCAACTTTAAATCATCATGGCAACCGCGATTCACAAAACACATTTTACGTGCGCACCCTACGTCCACGCGTCTGGATTCAGCAAAACTGGTCTAGCGACCACCCGGGCGAAGAGGTCTTAAGACGTATAACTTCAAAAGAACTTTATCCGGGTGAACGAGACATTTTCAGTACTGTTCTTTTACAAGCCAACAAAGATGTGATTGGCGGCAGACTCGACCAGTATAAAAGCCATAACGGACATATTGTTCTACGGGTTGAAAAAGGAGGCGCATCCTATAAAATATTTATCTTGAACGATACTTCCGAAAAGCGTGAAGTACTATCAGAACACGGTCCTTATGAGTCAAAATGA
- a CDS encoding alkaline phosphatase family protein codes for MKLLKLLIPAILFWGIGLKSVHAQDVANLGIEHVVVIGFDGLSPDGLQNAETPTFDKIIAEGASTMHARAVLPTSSSSNWASMIMGAGTEQHGITSNSWQRDNFVLPAVAQSEDFLFPTIFKLVDSKFPDAEIGAIYHWGGFGRLFEKSAVDYDVSPETEEETAQIASEYIRAKKAKFTFIHFDHVDHAGHEYGHGTPHYYESVEKSDKLLKEVMDAIKTAGIEDKTLVVVSADHGGLGKGHGGESLQEIEIPFIVWGKGVKKNHKITHPVYQYDNAATVAFALGIKTPHAWIGKPVASAFEGYEIEDQYTVLEQLKEPIIFPESDGYKKAGGLFTESTSVEIKNMNEEGTIRYTLDGSLPTKASAIYDKPFRLTNNTVVKSALFTDNKISSPVAEGYFRIQPKKAKKPVNYEIFYMDNLTFIPALSTKKPDLKGTTSEITSDEINDKIKSNTAVRFTARIEIEKEKNYRFYLRSDDGSKLFIDDELVVDNDGDHGVKTKDGTITLQPGIHLIKVLWFNGGGDGWLDVFVEEGDAAKQILSQPLLMTD; via the coding sequence ATGAAACTACTTAAATTACTTATCCCAGCTATACTATTCTGGGGAATAGGGTTAAAAAGTGTTCATGCTCAAGATGTAGCCAACCTTGGCATCGAACACGTAGTAGTCATAGGTTTTGACGGACTTAGCCCAGACGGACTTCAAAATGCCGAAACCCCAACCTTCGATAAGATTATCGCTGAAGGTGCTTCAACCATGCACGCTAGGGCTGTACTGCCCACAAGTTCCAGTAGTAACTGGGCCTCTATGATCATGGGTGCAGGTACCGAACAGCATGGCATTACATCAAATTCATGGCAACGTGACAACTTTGTTTTGCCGGCGGTTGCCCAGAGTGAAGACTTTTTATTTCCGACTATATTCAAGCTAGTTGACAGTAAATTTCCCGATGCAGAGATTGGCGCCATTTATCATTGGGGCGGTTTTGGAAGATTGTTCGAAAAAAGTGCAGTTGATTATGACGTGAGCCCTGAAACCGAGGAGGAAACGGCCCAAATTGCCAGCGAATACATTCGAGCAAAAAAGGCAAAATTCACTTTTATTCATTTTGACCACGTAGACCATGCTGGTCATGAATATGGCCATGGCACCCCACATTATTACGAATCCGTTGAAAAATCGGATAAACTTCTTAAAGAAGTTATGGATGCAATTAAAACAGCCGGTATTGAGGACAAAACCCTGGTTGTCGTAAGTGCCGATCATGGTGGTTTGGGCAAAGGGCATGGCGGCGAGTCTCTTCAAGAAATTGAAATTCCCTTTATCGTTTGGGGAAAGGGAGTCAAGAAAAACCATAAAATTACCCACCCTGTCTACCAGTATGATAACGCAGCTACGGTAGCCTTTGCATTGGGAATTAAGACGCCACATGCTTGGATCGGCAAACCTGTTGCATCTGCTTTTGAAGGTTATGAAATAGAGGACCAATACACCGTTCTAGAACAGCTAAAAGAACCCATTATTTTCCCTGAATCTGATGGGTATAAAAAAGCTGGCGGACTTTTCACAGAATCTACTTCCGTTGAAATCAAAAATATGAACGAAGAGGGAACCATTAGGTATACCTTGGATGGTTCATTGCCTACCAAAGCTTCGGCCATTTACGATAAACCTTTCCGCTTAACGAATAACACCGTAGTTAAAAGTGCCTTATTTACAGATAATAAAATTAGTAGCCCTGTTGCCGAAGGTTATTTCAGGATACAACCTAAAAAAGCGAAAAAACCAGTAAACTACGAGATTTTTTATATGGATAATCTCACTTTTATTCCAGCCTTAAGCACTAAAAAACCAGATTTGAAAGGCACTACTTCTGAAATTACCTCAGATGAAATAAATGACAAGATCAAGAGCAACACAGCGGTAAGGTTCACTGCTAGAATAGAGATAGAAAAAGAAAAAAATTACAGGTTCTATCTTCGTTCGGATGACGGTAGCAAACTCTTTATTGATGACGAACTCGTAGTAGACAATGATGGTGATCATGGTGTAAAGACCAAAGATGGCACCATCACTTTACAACCTGGCATACACCTTATAAAAGTACTATGGTTCAATGGTGGTGGCGATGGCTGGTTAGACGTTTTTGTAGAAGAAGGCGATGCTGCCAAACAGATATTATCTCAACCGTTATTGATGACCGATTAA
- a CDS encoding SusD/RagB family nutrient-binding outer membrane lipoprotein, whose protein sequence is MKTSKIFTIILLTGLSLTGCTADFEETNSNPNAPEMVSADLLTATATSDIVRTLTSEGYSDGNTLTQLMAKNNFPGFGQFEWGDQGLWNFFYQILPEVTDILEISRAEETKNSTYEGIALTLRALCYANLTDLYANVPFTEAITGKTDAVFTPKYDDQETVYNGVLQDLVDADAALALGEAITGSTGDVIFDGDASKWRKLANSLRLRYLLRISKQRDVSAEMQAIVSAGNYIMTNDDNAVLTFSGTSNTDSWPESTGRIGGFDEKSLCTTGLEYLTRFNDPRLDIWFDRNSDGEYVGIPIGLNQDNARAYDDANSPSRLDVELFYFSRTEAEAYIIKSSEVNFILAEAAERGFIPGDAETFYNEGIRQSMKYWGVTDDTVIDAYLAQPSVAYDGSIELLMTQKTLALWNVDYQGWFNYRRTGLPALEAGPDNENQGLYPVRFLYPSSEQTLNETNYKAAVEAIGGDNINAKGWWETGTRY, encoded by the coding sequence ATGAAAACATCAAAAATATTCACCATAATTCTTCTTACGGGCTTAAGCTTAACGGGCTGTACAGCAGATTTTGAAGAAACAAACTCAAACCCCAATGCTCCAGAAATGGTAAGTGCCGATTTACTTACCGCTACGGCAACTTCCGATATTGTCCGCACTTTAACTTCCGAAGGGTATTCAGACGGAAATACCCTTACACAGTTAATGGCGAAGAACAACTTCCCTGGTTTTGGCCAATTTGAATGGGGAGATCAAGGTCTATGGAATTTTTTCTATCAGATTTTGCCCGAAGTAACGGACATTTTAGAAATCTCTAGAGCTGAGGAAACCAAGAATAGTACGTATGAAGGTATAGCCTTAACCTTAAGAGCACTTTGTTACGCCAACTTAACCGATTTGTATGCAAACGTTCCTTTCACGGAAGCCATTACCGGAAAAACAGATGCGGTTTTTACTCCAAAATACGATGATCAAGAAACGGTTTACAACGGTGTTCTTCAAGATTTAGTGGATGCCGATGCTGCATTGGCCTTGGGTGAAGCCATTACAGGCTCAACAGGAGACGTTATTTTTGATGGCGATGCCTCAAAATGGAGAAAACTCGCAAATTCACTTCGCTTACGCTACTTGTTGCGAATCTCAAAACAAAGAGATGTTTCCGCCGAAATGCAAGCTATTGTTAGTGCCGGTAATTATATCATGACCAACGATGACAATGCCGTCCTAACTTTCAGCGGAACTTCAAATACTGATTCTTGGCCCGAAAGTACAGGTCGAATCGGTGGTTTTGACGAGAAAAGTTTATGTACCACCGGACTGGAATACCTTACCCGTTTTAACGACCCTAGATTGGATATTTGGTTTGATCGTAACAGTGATGGAGAATATGTGGGCATACCTATTGGCTTAAATCAAGATAACGCTAGAGCGTATGACGATGCTAATAGCCCTAGCCGTTTAGATGTTGAATTGTTCTACTTTTCCAGAACTGAGGCTGAGGCTTATATTATTAAAAGCTCTGAGGTAAACTTTATATTGGCCGAAGCGGCAGAAAGAGGATTTATTCCCGGTGATGCCGAAACTTTTTACAATGAAGGTATTCGCCAAAGTATGAAGTATTGGGGTGTAACCGACGATACGGTTATTGACGCCTATTTGGCTCAGCCTTCCGTGGCATACGATGGAAGCATCGAACTGTTGATGACCCAAAAAACACTTGCTCTTTGGAATGTCGATTACCAAGGATGGTTCAATTACAGAAGAACAGGTTTACCTGCGCTTGAAGCTGGTCCAGACAACGAGAACCAGGGTCTTTACCCAGTAAGATTCCTATACCCTTCTTCTGAGCAAACATTGAACGAAACAAACTATAAAGCTGCAGTAGAAGCAATTGGTGGTGACAACATCAACGCTAAGGGTTGGTGGGAAACTGGAACTAGGTATTAA